One window of the Athene noctua chromosome 5, bAthNoc1.hap1.1, whole genome shotgun sequence genome contains the following:
- the NSUN4 gene encoding 5-cytosine rRNA methyltransferase NSUN4 isoform X1, which yields MAALGGRGRAAAERLLRRGPPPGLGPGPRRYRYKEKWAATASRIPPTRLALHHFDMNYSLQLKELWPSVRAGLLCEQKYGALLNNFCPLDHITQELELLNATDFVSEACKKAQRSQGSAAAEETGRGEESRSQEGFGEGRTVMQAETMTEAKMSPPRHASISSNIKCYTFPRGDITRFRPARPDILGLLNYYLMDAASLLPVLALNVQPDDFVLDLCAAPGGKTLALLQTGACGHLAANDISICRTKRLRQILYNYIPTEIREVVSVTSYDGRDWEQLGGGTFHKVLVDVPCTTDRHSVMEEDNNIFHKRRTKERQMLPMLQLQLLMAGILATKPGGKVVYSTCSLSPLQNEHVIERAVEIAETQFNISVHVEDLSHFRTLFQDTFSFFSDCRLGELVLPHLTANFGPMYFCKLCRV from the exons ATGGCGGCGCTgggcgggcgcgggcgggcggcggcggagcggctgctgcggcgggggccgccgccggggctggggccggggccgcgccgctaCCGCTACAAGGAGAAGTGG gctGCCACGGCCTCCCGCATCCCACCCACGCGGCTGGCCCTGCACCACTTCGACATGAACTACAGCCTgcagctgaaggagctgtggCCCTCTGTCCGCGCCGGCCTGCTCTGTGAGCAGAAGTACGGTGCCCTCCTCAACAACTTCTGTCCTCTCGACCACATCACCcaagagctggagctgctgaatGCCACCGATTTTGTTTCTGAAGCCTGCAAAAAGGCGCAGCGATCGCAGGGGAGTGCAGCTGCGGAGGAGAcggggagaggggaagaaagcagGTCCCAGGAGGGGTTTGGCGAGGGCAGGACAGTGATGCAGGCAGAGACGATGACAGAGGCAAAGATGTCACCACCACGTCATGCCTCCATCAGCTCCAACATCAAGTGTTACACCTTCCCCAGGGGTGACATCACGCGCTTTCGCCCTGCACG GCCAGACATTCTGGGGCTCCTCAACTATTATCTCATGGACGCAGCATCTCTTCTGCCAGTCCTGGCGCTCAACGTGCAGCCAGATGACTTTGTCCTTGACCTCTGTGCGGCTCCAGGTGGCAAGACTCTGGCTCTGCTGCAGACTGGGGCTTGTG GGCATCTGGCAGCCAACGACATCTCCATTTGCCGGACGAAGAGGCTGCGCCAGATTCTCTATAACTACATTCCCACAGAAATAAGGGAAGTTGTGAGCGTCACATCCTACGACGGAAGGGACTGGGAACAGCTGGGAGGTGGCACTTTCCATAAG GTCCTGGTGGATGTGCCCTGCACGACAGACAGGCACTCTGTCATGGAGGAGGACAACAACATCTTCCACAAGAGACGAACCAAAGAGCGTCAGATGTTGcccatgctgcagctgcagctgctgat GGCTGGGATCCTCGCTACCAAGCCGGGAGGAAAGGTTGTCTATTCCACGTGCTCCCTCTCCCCGCTGCAGAATGAGCACGTGATTGAGAGAGCAGTAGAAATTGCAGAAACCCAGTTTAACATCAGTGTCCACGTTGAGGACTTGAGCCACTTTCGGACGCTCTTCCAGGACACGTTTTCCTTCTTCTCGGATTGCCGGCTGGGGGAGCTTGTTCTGCCTCACCTCACAGCCAACTTTGGACCTATGTATTTCTGCAAATTATGTCGGGTGTAG
- the NSUN4 gene encoding 5-cytosine rRNA methyltransferase NSUN4 isoform X2 has protein sequence MNYSLQLKELWPSVRAGLLCEQKYGALLNNFCPLDHITQELELLNATDFVSEACKKAQRSQGKAKMSPPRHASISSNIKCYTFPRGDITRFRPARPDILGLLNYYLMDAASLLPVLALNVQPDDFVLDLCAAPGGKTLALLQTGACGHLAANDISICRTKRLRQILYNYIPTEIREVVSVTSYDGRDWEQLGGGTFHKVLVDVPCTTDRHSVMEEDNNIFHKRRTKERQMLPMLQLQLLMAGILATKPGGKVVYSTCSLSPLQNEHVIERAVEIAETQFNISVHVEDLSHFRTLFQDTFSFFSDCRLGELVLPHLTANFGPMYFCKLCRV, from the exons ATGAACTACAGCCTgcagctgaaggagctgtggCCCTCTGTCCGCGCCGGCCTGCTCTGTGAGCAGAAGTACGGTGCCCTCCTCAACAACTTCTGTCCTCTCGACCACATCACCcaagagctggagctgctgaatGCCACCGATTTTGTTTCTGAAGCCTGCAAAAAGGCGCAGCGATCGCAGGGGA AGGCAAAGATGTCACCACCACGTCATGCCTCCATCAGCTCCAACATCAAGTGTTACACCTTCCCCAGGGGTGACATCACGCGCTTTCGCCCTGCACG GCCAGACATTCTGGGGCTCCTCAACTATTATCTCATGGACGCAGCATCTCTTCTGCCAGTCCTGGCGCTCAACGTGCAGCCAGATGACTTTGTCCTTGACCTCTGTGCGGCTCCAGGTGGCAAGACTCTGGCTCTGCTGCAGACTGGGGCTTGTG GGCATCTGGCAGCCAACGACATCTCCATTTGCCGGACGAAGAGGCTGCGCCAGATTCTCTATAACTACATTCCCACAGAAATAAGGGAAGTTGTGAGCGTCACATCCTACGACGGAAGGGACTGGGAACAGCTGGGAGGTGGCACTTTCCATAAG GTCCTGGTGGATGTGCCCTGCACGACAGACAGGCACTCTGTCATGGAGGAGGACAACAACATCTTCCACAAGAGACGAACCAAAGAGCGTCAGATGTTGcccatgctgcagctgcagctgctgat GGCTGGGATCCTCGCTACCAAGCCGGGAGGAAAGGTTGTCTATTCCACGTGCTCCCTCTCCCCGCTGCAGAATGAGCACGTGATTGAGAGAGCAGTAGAAATTGCAGAAACCCAGTTTAACATCAGTGTCCACGTTGAGGACTTGAGCCACTTTCGGACGCTCTTCCAGGACACGTTTTCCTTCTTCTCGGATTGCCGGCTGGGGGAGCTTGTTCTGCCTCACCTCACAGCCAACTTTGGACCTATGTATTTCTGCAAATTATGTCGGGTGTAG